The Jaculus jaculus isolate mJacJac1 chromosome 1, mJacJac1.mat.Y.cur, whole genome shotgun sequence nucleotide sequence GCTCTGTAGGATGGGAGTCTCAGGAAGGGCAGGGGAGCCATGGAAATGCTAAAACACAACAGAACACAGCGAGATTTTAAGGCCAAGGAGCCTCTAAAAATGGAAAGTAAAAGGAAATAAAtccatattttcatctttttgtcaCGACATGACTCAGAGAGGAATTGTCTCAAAGATGCTGAGATAGAGGAATGTGGGACTGTGATACAAATTTCACAGGGTACAGGGTCAGAACCCCAGACAAAACAGTCTTCAGAGTCTCCTAGATGACTGTGTTAGCATCAAGGCAACTTTCTTGTGAGCCCTCCTGGTGGGTGACACCCATGGCTTTATATCCTAAAACTACTATGTTGTAATACAATCAATGTCACATGTATAACACACATTATTAAAAGCAATGCATCTTTACATGTGTACAACTAGTAACTGTGTTAGTATCATTAAGAGTCAGAGCTTTAggtgtaagaaaagaaaaatagcctgTTCAAGCTCTGTCAACAAAAGCCAAGAAACAACTCAGAAAACAAACTGGGAGTGTGAAACAGTCTTGCATCCGGGCATGGACTTTCAGAGAGGAACTCTTGTAAGAGGAAGATTCCAGGCCTGGGTCAGAAAATGTACAGAGCACCAGAAGGAGGTGATGGGTGTGGCAGGAAGCAGGGCCAAATGCTGTGATCACCATAGACCTGGGGCTGATGGGACAAGGGACCAAGAGTGAGCAGTCTGGGTAGCAGAGGAACACTGGTAGCTCTAAGCAGTGGGACATGCTGACAACACTATCATGTTATGGGGCACTGGGTTGAAACAGAGCTTGTGGTCCAGTGGACATCTGCCCTGTGTCCTACCATTCTCTGAGAAGCTTACATACATGTGAGGTGGCCAGGCCTCCCTAAAGAGTCACTGAGAGTTGGGGAGGCAGTACAGGAAGTGTGGTGGATGGGGATAACATGGTCAACTCCACAGAGATCAGGGGAAGCCCCAGAATCCACTGTCTGTGTGGACAGTCACTGGGAAGGAACTCTGGAAATCTTCATAGAGAGGTTGAGGGAGAGTCTCACATCAGGACCCTGGTAatcagaaaaaagcaaaaagcttCTTGTTAGATGGCCTGAGGCAGGGTCTACAAGATTAATCTGAGGCAAGGGGGTTTCAGAGACCAATATTTGGAGCTGAGGGTGGAGATTGAGGAACCAACCAAACGCCCAGCCGAGCACTCTTCTAGACATCAGGGCATCTACAGACAGCGGGCTACACTTGGCAGCAAAGGTTCCGATGAGCCTGGGTGAGACTCACAGTGGTCAGGACACCAGAACTCCTGCTGGACCCTGTTGTCTCCCTGGCACTGCCCTGCCTGCTTGCAGGTTCCCACCTGATTCCCAGCGGCAGCAGAAGCAGGGACAGGCGTTAAGGAGCCAGGGAGTGGGACGACATAAGCCCCCACAGCAGACTTAGAATTATAGATTTCCTTCTGGAACAAAATAATTACAACCTTCCTGAGGACCTGAATTCCCTGAAGGGAATGCTGACAACTCGTCCCCAGGAGCAGAGGTGCTgaaagaaagagggggctggCTTGGAATGCTCAGCTCAGAGATACTGCACATAGCACACTGGAGTCTGGGCCATGCTTTCCTTCCTGTCCAGGCAGCGCAGTGCACCAGCCCCTGTGATGCTGACCCACACCCAACCAGTAACTATTTTCCCAGATCAATGCCATGAAGCCATAATGCTCTCAGGATGGGCTGCTTTGCTGCCTTCCTGGCTGGTGTAGGTCCTTCTGGAACTATGGCCCCCTCCATCACTGTACAAATCTTATGTCTCTTGGAAGGTGCTATTGCAGAATTAGGTTAGTACTGAGCCTAGGGGCAGCAAAAGTTCACCTTGTCTCTCAGCTGCCCCTGAGGCCCTGGCCCGAACCAGTCTGGGCATAGATCCAGTGCAAGTGGGTGCTCAAGTGGTACATGAGTAATGTTTACTGAGGGGGATGAGAGAGGAGCAAATGGTGCGCCAGGCTTGGGCTTAGGACCCATGGAACCTGGAAGTGCTGCTTCCTATGCTATACTGATACAGATGTAACTAAATGAAAGATATCTGAAATGATTAGATCATACTGAGCTATGCAGGTGGGCCCAGAAGTTTATACTGTGTGCTTGTTAGAAAGACAGCCTGtatggctagggagatagctcaagtgggtaaagtgcctgtCGGGCAAGCATGACAGCAGCCTAAGTTTAGGCCCCAGAACCATGTAAAGCTCCAGCATCATGGTGCACGCATGTCCCCCTAGCaagggggaagcagagacaagggcCCCTGGGGCTCACAGCTAGgaagtctagctgaatcagtgagctctgggttccagaAAGACCTGTTTACAAAATAAGGTGGGATGTGACTGAGGAAGTCACCCAATGTTGACTTTTGTCCTCAACACGCTCATGCACATGTGTAGCTTCACActcataaacatgcacacacacatgcagtacATACTTGTACATATAAAtaccacaataaaaaaagaaaggcagctgGTGATCCCACACTGAAGAGGGGAAGCCACAGACTACTGAGGCAGACTGGAGGGATGTGGCTACCAGGAGGGTTGGGGGCAATGTCCGCACTACTACCCAGCCTACAGAGGGGGCACGGCCTGTCTCATATCTTAGTTTCAGACATCTTGACACCAAAGACATATGAATAAGTGTTTCCAGGCCCCAGTGCATGGCAGTTTGTTACTGTGGCCACAGAAAGGACAGACAGATCATgggagcctgacagcctggcaaAAGCAGAACATCCCCGGCATGGAGCTGTTGGGGGAGGGAGCATTGTGCACCCAGGGAAAGTTCCAAGCTCTGCATCCTGGATAATAGGGTTGGGGGCTGGGTTCCCAGGAGGCTGgaccctcctatgtctgcctcctatgTCGGGGTTCTGTGATGTCTCCCCCGTTCCTGGAGGCTAGGCCCTGAGATGGTATCTTGTCCACCCTGCAGGGAGGTGCTATGGCTCCCAGCCCACGCAGCAGCCGGCACAGTGCGCTGGCCTCCTGCCAGCTCCAAGGCTCTTCCCAGGAGGGGCCTGGGCTCCCAGAGCAGCAAAGGAGAGGCCCCATCAGCCCCTGTGACTTCAAGGATATCTGGACAGATGCACCGTGACTTTCTGGCAAGACCCCAGGTAGAATTGGGCAGCCTTCAACCTGGTATTTCTCATCTTCCCGTCTGCCATGCAGGCATGTGGAATGGACAAGGCCCCTTCCCATCACTGTCAGCCCCAAGGTCTCCCCTCTAGTCCTGGCCAACCGCCTTTTCCCAGAGGTGGCCAGCCTACACTCCCTTGGACCCTCTTTTTGCCACCACACTGccactctctttcttcttcttaccccccccccccaccaccttgcTGAGGCTCTGAAGCCTCCTCCCCCAGCAGCCACTGCAGGGTCCCACTTCCCACATTCCATCTCCTGGTCACTGTCCTCATCCAGGTCATGCTGAAGCCAGATCTACCCATCACCCCCAAACCTATGTGTTTGAGCTCTGAGCTTTCCACCCAAgacacctccagccaggcctCGGGTAGGGACAGCagcaccttcagtcccagcagcTAACACTGCACACTGTGCagttccccagccccagccccatcaCTGGCCTTCGAAGCAACGTTGCTTCCGCACAAATCATCTATTCACTGCTCTCCGTTCTGTCCTGCACTTACCCTTGCTCCCAGAGTCTAGCGACCTGAAATAGAACCTACCCTGGAGCTGTCTCCCATAACCCTCTACATCCCGTTTCCTAATCTTGCTCAAgttgctgcctccaggaggtctcCACAGACCCCAGTCCAGGTTCTAGTTTCACCACACGTTCTGCTCCTGGTGCCCTTGTCTATTCCTTCTTGGCCTGTGAGTGATTATACACTAACTGGGGGAACTCTGATTCACAGGCATTTCCCATGACCTCTCACTTGCTGCTTACCCTGTTATCCCTATATCCAGTGGGGCacttgggtgggtgggggacctactaggcagaggaggaagacagGACCAACTATGGACTGAGAAAAAAGGAAGTCCTGATTGAGGGCTCCCACCAGCCCCTCCTAGGCACAGGCCAGCTAATTTGGGAGATGGACTATGAGCAGGCGCTGAAGCCGAAGAGACCAAGCTAGGCAGCAGAGCCTAAGCAGCCCCTGGCTGAAGCAGACGTCTACCCTTTCCAGACGAGGACGTGCCCTGCTCTCACACATAGGAACCCTTAAGAGCTGGCAACTTCACACAGGAGCCTGGGAAACAGCCCCTGGTTTAGCTTGGGAGGGGTACAGAAGTCAAATGTGCCCCTTACTCATCCATAAGACATGTGCTATGCTTACCCTGGTGACAGACAAGGAAACTGGGTCTCTGTGAACCTGGGTCAGAGTCACTTGGAGAAGTCCTCCCCCATACTTATTTTCCAGTGAGTCTGACAAACACAGACAGGTGACACCACACCCTGCCAATCTCCATGATCTGATCTTCAGGATGTACACAGTGAGCCCCTCAGCTGGGCTCAAGGTGGGTAAATGGTCTCCCAATTATGGGATGTTGAGCTAGGTGACCCTGGAAGACAGAAGACCAGACTACGCTTGCTGTGACTGTTTCCAAAACATGGGGGGATAGGACAGGCAGCCACAAACCTTGAGGAGCTGCTGTCCCCACCATACCCACCTAGGTAGCTGCATGGCAACCCTGGACCAGCCATAGACAGTGAGTATGCCAGACCTGGAAGACGACTTTCCCTGGCAGGCCTCTCAGCCTGAGCTCTAACCTGGGTAGCTTCCCAGGTGACAGCAGTCCTATTCCTCTCTGGGGCCCCATCAACATTTCACATCCTTTTCTCAGGCACAGCCAGGTCCCCAGGCTCCCCTCATTGAGCAGGCTAGAGGGGCTATCCCCAACAGCACTATGGATACTTCAAAGCAAACTTGTCCTCCAGGAGACCCctcactcccccaccccaatACACACAGGAAGAAGACCAGGCAGCAGACACCAGCTCTGACCGTGGCTAAGCATGTGACCTGCCAGCAGGCAGGAacctcactctccacctttaGCTTTTAgcacacaaaatgaaaacacaattagGCAAGTGTCATGGAGACTTGACTACTACAGGGAGACAGCGCCCCAAACTCCCCAGAAGGCCAAAGGCTGCTGGGTACATGCTGGTCCAGGCACAGCCCAGGACCATGGGGCAGACAAACCAGTCAGgtgagatttttttccctctgcttCCGGATAAACAGGGATAATGTGGAGCCAACAAGGCTACATTCTCCAAGGAGCAGCCTGGGCCTCAATGGGCCTCCAGAGCTCATGCATGGGTCACTGTGACTGGAACTGAAGGCCACATTATGAGCACTGAGTTGATCTCCATTCCTTTTCAGGAGATGGGCTTGTGGTACACAACTGGGGcatgtggagggagggaggtccTCAGCCCCTATACTGCCAGAGTGATTACCAGCTGCTGAGCAGAGGGCCTGGACAAGGGAGGGGCACCCAGTGAGGCAGAACCAAGTGAATGATGCTCCAAGCCAGCAGGGTATAGCTGTAGCTGAGGTCCCACTGGCCATggcaggtggggggagggctgggaAAGTTATTTGACCTTTCTTTTACTGTTTACCCAGCCTGATACTCTCCCCATGGGTGCCCTGGTTGAGACATACAGAAGCCACTTCCTATTGACCTGTCACATTTCACACAAAGCCCTCCCCCAACCTCTTAACCTACTAGTTAGTTGTGCTGAGGAAGAGAAGCTTGTTCATATCTGTATATCCAATCAGCAGAGAGGGAAGAGGCCAGATCAGAGTCTGGGCCCCAGGGATGCTTTGGGACTGGCCCCTCAGCACTGCTTCCTCTTCTGGGACTTCCAAAGCACATGGCAGGGCAATGAACAGTCTTGAGAGGTGATCCTGGCCCCTACTCTAACCAGATATTAACTCTGTTAAAGCCTGAAAGACTATCACCCAAGAAACTGTGATGCCAAGCTGGTGGAATGAGCAGGTTGCCTGGGCAGACAAATCACTGAAGGTTACCAAGACCAAGTCAATTCCAGCTGAGGTAGTCCCTTGGCCAGCAAGGCTCTGTGATATGTTAAGCCAAGCATCCAGGAAGAATAGTAGAGGCTTCCTGGGGCCAGCAGGGGAGGAAGACAAGGAGTATCACCATTAGGCCAATCACAACCCCCATTACATGTCTAGACACCCCACATGGTGGCCACAGATACACCACAAAGATGCCTTAATTCTGCTCACATGGTGGCTAACACAAGCCcacatggtgacacactccttcaCTACATATGCTGCGATTCCCCTGACCCCAAAGCTTCCATCTGAGGACTGGCTGCTGAACTACAGTTCTCTAGAGTGGGCAGTAATACTGCCCCCAGGAGCTGGTTGCcaagcagccccccccccccccaggatctGGGAGCATCCGGCCACCACATGGAGTCACTCAGGAAGGACCACATCTGACCTGAAGCTGAGGAAGAAAACAGGAGTACTGAGCAGGAGGGCAgacctgaggccagcctgggaagctgaggtaggcaCACTGAAAGTTTAGCTCTCCTcacttctcttctttctatcAGACAGATGGCCAGCAGGACATGCATCCCGACAGCAGGAGCCCTGAGACTACTCCAAGGTTCAGGAAGAGTGAAGGAAGCTCCCTCATAGAGACAGAAGACTTGGGCCCTCCCTGGACTCTACCTTCCCCAAGGTCAAACTGCACCCCTCATCTCTAAAATCCTAGCAGAAGAGTCATGCTATCAATGGAGCTGCCTTTGAAAAACAACTGCAAAACTCAGACTCCCACAAACAAGAGGCTGATAACTGGCCTCTTTAAAGCATCTCTTCTGGGATGTGAGTGGGAAGTGAGTTCAGGTGACAATATTTAAGATGGCCCTTCATAGCAGCCAGCCACACAGCTAGCTACCCTGGTTCCTGAATGCAGATGCAAGCTCAGGGTGGCTAGCTCAAGGATAGCTATGGCCCAGCATCGTAACACTCACCTGGTCCTGGAACCAAAGTTATGTTTCAAACTGGGTCAAGAGCTCCCTGATTTCAGGGGCCACATGTCGTGTGGCATTTGCAGCCTCAGTGATGGCTTTCCGATACATCCCCTTCTTCTTACGATTAAATCTCAGTTTGAAAAATTCAGAGAAAGGGGAGAGTTTTGAAATAGACAAGAATGACGTAGTTGGAGACCCAAACCACGAGACTTTTGCTTCTTGCCAAGAGGGCTCTCCGTCCTCCTTCTGGCCAAGGCTGATGTCAAGAACACGCGCGGGCCACCAAGGAAAACCATGAATCTTACCCCACACGATGTCCCCCACGGCCACCGTCCTTCCGTCTTCGGTCACGCACTGAGAGACGCTCTGTGTGTGCAGCCTGACCGTGAGGGGAGGGACTATCTGGCGTGCATCACTGGAGGAGGAAGGTGCAGAGGTACCGTTGCCCGAAGACAGGTCCCCCATGTCTGGAGATGTCACTTCAGAACCTGAGGATTTTGATTCATCCAGGCTATCACTGCTGCacatagattcactgctgaaattTGTTCTCCTTTCAGGGCAATTGACAAGTAAAGCCAAGCTGTTATGTCCTTGTTTCCCATGAGGAAACCTCTTAAGGCCATCATCTTCACCAGAGCTTCCACAGTCCTCCAGCCTGTGGGTAGAGCCATCAGCACATGGGGCAGGTGAGCCAGCCCGGGGGCCTCGAGGACACCCATTCACCTCTTCCACCAGCTCTGCCCGGTACAAGGGCTCACGCTTGCCGTCCCCAGGAGGTTGGGGCTTCAGGCGAATCTTGGGAGGTGGCAGGTCTGAGATGGGAGGCACAGGACGAGTCAGTTTCAGCTTGGGGATGGAGGCTGAAGGCCAGCTGGGCGGCCGGTCTCCGCTGCCCTTGGGCTCCACGTCCCTCAGTGCCTCAGAGTCCTGGCCACCATTCTGCAGAGCTTGCTGAGGACAGAAGGGCTCCAGAGATCCATGCACTCTGGAAGGGATCTTGACCACCTTGCCCTTACCCTGGGGTGTACTGTAGGAGATCTTGATGACAGGGCTCCGAGGGACCTGCTCTCCCAGAGTCCTGTCGTCCTCCCGCCTCTCCCTCTTGCTCCTCCTTGTTGTGGCAGCAGCCATGGGGTCATTGTCCTCAGGCTCCTCTGGCCTGCGGGGCTCCGTGTCTGGGCCACTACCTAGCCTCCGGCGAGCCCTGGGGGTGGTCAGGGGGCTGGGGCTGACCTCCTGGGGACTCACGGTGCTCTTACATTTCTCACATAGCACTTGGCGTGGCCGCAGGCGGATAGTGCTCAGAATGAGCCTGCCTGGGTCACGGTTACGGGACAGTCGTCTCCGGGTCCTCTTGATGGTTCTGGGTGGAGGCTGTGGTACCCACTGCTGGTAGGTGTTCCTTAGCCACAGTGGGTGAGGGAAGGGGGCTCCTTCAAAGTATGGAGGGAAGGGAGGCAGGCTACCAGCAGACAGTGGAGGCACAAGGGGTGGAGGTGGCTCAGGACCTGTTGTCTTGGTTGGCTGGTCCTTCTCAGGGGGCTTGTCCTTGTGTGATGGAGGCAGTGGGCTTGTCCCTAGCTGCATTGTCTCCCGGCCTCCTTCCTCAGGAATCTGACCATCACAGCTGATGGCAGCGGCATCATCAACCAGAGGCAGCAGAGTGGATGGAGAAAGCCCAAACAGGCCAGACCTGGCAGAGAGGACAGAGAGTAAGGACAATGAGGGCACAACTCTAGCAGCTCCTGCTTTCTGGCTAGCTCCATCAGGTCTGGATGCTGCCAGACTCCTGTCCAGGATATTGGATCTGCCTTAAACAGGTGCACAGGCTCCTGGGCATGTCCCAAGACACATGGCTTGTAGgctactttgttttaaaaaaatacttatttatttgcaaatacagagagaaagatcggggggtggggaatgggtatgacagggcctcttgccactgcaaacgaactatagatatatgtgccactttgtgcatctggctttacatgagtactggtcaaaccctggtcatcagacattgcaagcaaatgccttaaccactgaacatatCCCACCCCACAAAGCCACAAAGTATTGAAATCTCAGTTCATGAGCACAAAGGGAAACTCATGGCTGGAACGATCCCAGGAAGTTTGAGAACATCTGAGTGCTGAGACATGGCCTGGCCTAAAAGGGACTCTAGCTACTCTGGTCAGCCCTATAGAACACAGACCCTTGCTCATTAAGCtttattctttcccttccctcctttccaagAGAAGCTGGGGGCTCAGCTTGCTGGGAACTCCCATGCAAGACTCCTGGGCCCTCAAAGTATCTCCTGGATCACTCTGGTCTCAGGTGTCTaacttgtgtctgtgtgtgcagggTGGGAACCATGTGTGCCATAGCCTCCACCTTCCATAGACTAAGGGACAAAACCAAAACCCTAGGAGCTCTGCAACCTTCCAAAGTCCCAGAGTCCCACAGTGGACCCCAAATGGTTCATGGCCCCAGGAAGAAGGGTC carries:
- the LOC101612920 gene encoding PWWP domain-containing protein 2B isoform X2, with amino-acid sequence MEASSTYTEASQATDEEEDAGVAGSLPASPSEENHRHFENIFSCSPILDLSQRGLYHLGEFFKIPSLQQLYLQRNALSRIPKDFFQMLPNLTWLDLRYNQIRTLPSGIGLHKHLKTLLLERNPIKILPVQLGHVTTLKALNLRHCPLEFPPQLIVQKGLAAILTFLRICFMEQTFPQDMDLPKESYVTAVRKMSLRDLSYPVLAKPQDSTSSARALTSPNTGEKATTLFPPVEKLDLSEFQMSSDSSEYWPDQEEIKRFWKLRQEIVENQKEEVPENKLLAVELPPNLRAALSTKEECLMPEPELRDKKALQAWKEQTQMMRKKALSKLQPWHRGMVASKIPFITDPTDSGKISAHPHGKMKHRRERSKKMSAGMRSGLFGLSPSTLLPLVDDAAAISCDGQIPEEGGRETMQLGTSPLPPSHKDKPPEKDQPTKTTGPEPPPPLVPPLSAGSLPPFPPYFEGAPFPHPLWLRNTYQQWVPQPPPRTIKRTRRRLSRNRDPGRLILSTIRLRPRQVLCEKCKSTVSPQEVSPSPLTTPRARRRLGSGPDTEPRRPEEPEDNDPMAAATTRRSKRERREDDRTLGEQVPRSPVIKISYSTPQGKGKVVKIPSRVHGSLEPFCPQQALQNGGQDSEALRDVEPKGSGDRPPSWPSASIPKLKLTRPVPPISDLPPPKIRLKPQPPGDGKREPLYRAELVEEVNGCPRGPRAGSPAPCADGSTHRLEDCGSSGEDDGLKRFPHGKQGHNSLALLVNCPERRTNFSSESMCSSDSLDESKSSGSEVTSPDMGDLSSGNGTSAPSSSSDARQIVPPLTVRLHTQSVSQCVTEDGRTVAVGDIVWGHRR
- the LOC101612920 gene encoding PWWP domain-containing protein 2B isoform X3, whose amino-acid sequence is MEPRAGCRLPVRVEQVVNGALVVTVSCGERSFAGILLDCTKKSGLFGLSPSTLLPLVDDAAAISCDGQIPEEGGRETMQLGTSPLPPSHKDKPPEKDQPTKTTGPEPPPPLVPPLSAGSLPPFPPYFEGAPFPHPLWLRNTYQQWVPQPPPRTIKRTRRRLSRNRDPGRLILSTIRLRPRQVLCEKCKSTVSPQEVSPSPLTTPRARRRLGSGPDTEPRRPEEPEDNDPMAAATTRRSKRERREDDRTLGEQVPRSPVIKISYSTPQGKGKVVKIPSRVHGSLEPFCPQQALQNGGQDSEALRDVEPKGSGDRPPSWPSASIPKLKLTRPVPPISDLPPPKIRLKPQPPGDGKREPLYRAELVEEVNGCPRGPRAGSPAPCADGSTHRLEDCGSSGEDDGLKRFPHGKQGHNSLALLVNCPERRTNFSSESMCSSDSLDESKSSGSEVTSPDMGDLSSGNGTSAPSSSSDARQIVPPLTVRLHTQSVSQCVTEDGRTVAVGDIVWGKIHGFPWWPARVLDISLGQKEDGEPSWQEAKVSWFGSPTTSFLSISKLSPFSEFFKLRFNRKKKGMYRKAITEAANATRHVAPEIRELLTQFET
- the LOC101612920 gene encoding PWWP domain-containing protein 2B isoform X1, translating into MEASSTYTEASQATDEEEDAGVAGSLPASPSEENHRHFENIFSCSPILDLSQRGLYHLGEFFKIPSLQQLYLQRNALSRIPKDFFQMLPNLTWLDLRYNQIRTLPSGIGLHKHLKTLLLERNPIKILPVQLGHVTTLKALNLRHCPLEFPPQLIVQKGLAAILTFLRICFMEQTFPQDMDLPKESYVTAVRKMSLRDLSYPVLAKPQDSTSSARALTSPNTGEKATTLFPPVEKLDLSEFQMSSDSSEYWPDQEEIKRFWKLRQEIVENQKEEVPENKLLAVELPPNLRAALSTKEECLMPEPELRDKASSCKGIILPDLSSTSQTRLQTKKLEESHMAALRELEEKQLLMEQKRRDKKALQAWKEQTQMMRKKALSKLQPWHRGMVASKIPFITDPTDSGKISAHPHGKMKHRRERSKKMSAGMRSGLFGLSPSTLLPLVDDAAAISCDGQIPEEGGRETMQLGTSPLPPSHKDKPPEKDQPTKTTGPEPPPPLVPPLSAGSLPPFPPYFEGAPFPHPLWLRNTYQQWVPQPPPRTIKRTRRRLSRNRDPGRLILSTIRLRPRQVLCEKCKSTVSPQEVSPSPLTTPRARRRLGSGPDTEPRRPEEPEDNDPMAAATTRRSKRERREDDRTLGEQVPRSPVIKISYSTPQGKGKVVKIPSRVHGSLEPFCPQQALQNGGQDSEALRDVEPKGSGDRPPSWPSASIPKLKLTRPVPPISDLPPPKIRLKPQPPGDGKREPLYRAELVEEVNGCPRGPRAGSPAPCADGSTHRLEDCGSSGEDDGLKRFPHGKQGHNSLALLVNCPERRTNFSSESMCSSDSLDESKSSGSEVTSPDMGDLSSGNGTSAPSSSSDARQIVPPLTVRLHTQSVSQCVTEDGRTVAVGDIVWGHRR